A section of the Chryseobacterium scophthalmum genome encodes:
- a CDS encoding DUF456 domain-containing protein, with the protein MDHSLISLLSIILLILGILGTFLPVLPGLVLSLAGLLIYKYGTDSDLSVLYIWAFVILTLASAVLNYVIPAKTNRKYGGTRWGSIGSIIGTIVGIFIPIPLGFLVGMFAGVFIGELLHDSKDMNKALKSTKGAFIGFIYGTGFSLVVGIAMLLVVILDIVNVI; encoded by the coding sequence ATGGACCACTCATTAATTTCTCTGTTAAGTATTATTTTACTTATTCTGGGAATCTTAGGAACTTTTTTGCCTGTTTTACCGGGGCTTGTTTTAAGCCTTGCCGGATTATTAATTTATAAATACGGAACAGATTCTGATCTTTCAGTTCTTTATATTTGGGCTTTCGTTATTCTTACACTTGCGTCTGCTGTTTTAAACTATGTAATTCCCGCAAAAACCAACAGGAAATACGGTGGAACACGGTGGGGAAGCATCGGTTCGATCATCGGTACAATTGTAGGAATCTTCATTCCAATTCCTCTTGGATTTTTGGTAGGAATGTTTGCCGGAGTTTTTATTGGTGAACTTTTACACGACAGTAAAGACATGAACAAAGCATTAAAATCTACAAAAGGAGCTTTTATCGGTTTTATTTACGGAACAGGATTTAGTTTAGTTGTAGGAATTGCAATGCTTTTAGTTGTAATTTTAGACATCGTTAACGTCATATAA
- a CDS encoding uracil-DNA glycosylase, producing the protein MANWTEILAPIKSTEYFTQLWEKVKQEYATTKVFPPKNQIFRALELTAFEDVEVVIIGQDPYHNDFQANGLCFSVSEQVTAPPSLKNIFTELKDDVGVERTSKELDDWAKQGVLLLNATLTVRAHSPNSHKDLGWEKFTNFIIKEISDKKENVVFVLWGAFAQKKAELINPAKHFIIKSAHPSPFSVYRGFYGSKPFSKINEYLASKGKKTISW; encoded by the coding sequence ATGGCAAACTGGACAGAAATTTTAGCCCCAATAAAAAGCACAGAATATTTTACTCAACTTTGGGAAAAAGTTAAACAAGAGTACGCAACAACAAAAGTATTTCCGCCGAAAAATCAGATTTTCAGAGCGTTGGAATTAACTGCTTTTGAAGATGTGGAAGTTGTAATTATTGGCCAGGATCCTTATCATAACGATTTTCAGGCAAATGGTTTGTGTTTTTCAGTTTCAGAACAGGTTACAGCGCCACCTTCTCTTAAAAATATTTTTACTGAATTAAAAGATGATGTAGGAGTGGAGAGAACTTCAAAAGAATTAGATGACTGGGCAAAACAAGGTGTTTTATTATTAAACGCAACGCTAACCGTTCGTGCGCATTCTCCAAATTCTCACAAAGATTTAGGCTGGGAAAAGTTTACCAATTTTATTATTAAAGAAATTTCAGATAAAAAAGAAAATGTAGTTTTCGTCTTGTGGGGAGCTTTTGCACAGAAAAAAGCCGAACTGATCAATCCGGCTAAACATTTTATTATAAAATCGGCGCATCCATCACCTTTTTCTGTGTACAGAGGTTTTTATGGAAGTAAACCTTTTTCGAAAATTAACGAATATCTTGCTTCAAAAGGTAAGAAAACAATCTCTTGGTAG